A single window of Kitasatospora sp. HUAS MG31 DNA harbors:
- a CDS encoding Z1 domain-containing protein, producing the protein MYDTFKALLDTFTPADSIKRLEQFGIGPDVIQQIRDRHEREAIRVRELEEPHVVEDGARETWYTGSQPKDKCWPAIEALLRKDGWPEPAVKSLDDSSYRIVSLLNHPRERAFSTRGLVVGYVQSGKTTNFTSVVAKAADRGYKLFIVLAGVHNGLRRQTQARLIQQLVEPNPTLWSQLTGPDKDFTPQENPASYFGKSNKTHVLCVVKKNATVLRKLARWLDQASEYLQDCPALIIDDEADQATVATKSINPLILSIMESLPKCAYLGYTASPFANLLIDPSAEDLYPKDFVVNLPKPIGHFGTEVLFGRYALDGEDPEQVDDGHDMIRSIPDEDVPYVRPATKADVDGFEPVITDSLREAVEYFWLATAARRVRDRGNPHNTMLIHTSVNTAVHNSFERPLERLRDRSAEALGDPEFVARLRGLWDRETARVAAEEFHETTVEFDRLLPELPGVLASCRIIMDNSSSEARLDYENGPVVAIAVGGNTLSRGLTLEGLSVSYFVRSVSAYDTLLQMGRWFGFRNGYADLPRIWMTDELAGWFRHIATVETEMRRDIDVYMTEAETPLTFAVRLRTHPAMRVTAAAKMRGAVMAASSYGGKRVQTHYFHTNAEWLRGNLAAARTLVTAAKTHSVRMEERPEDGRYIFRDVPHELVTDFLASYQFHEKSQENDGDLITGYIKKRVRTAGSLGRWNIAIVGHPGGTEDKPLTFAEGVTVGRISRARVTTTSPTPDFADIKTLMSRRDAAVDLVGDTAKLAEQEIKVERMRQFPDHGLLVLYPIDKVSTPDPSKQRREPLNAEEHVIGVGLVFPEPRGLDSTVEKYISADLSGIQIEDEDYSFLDGEGA; encoded by the coding sequence ATGTACGACACGTTCAAGGCGCTTCTTGACACGTTCACTCCGGCAGACTCGATTAAGCGGCTGGAGCAGTTCGGTATCGGCCCCGATGTTATCCAGCAAATCCGAGACCGGCACGAACGGGAGGCGATTCGTGTCAGGGAGCTCGAGGAACCCCATGTCGTGGAGGACGGGGCTCGCGAAACCTGGTACACGGGCTCGCAGCCCAAGGACAAGTGTTGGCCGGCGATCGAGGCCCTGCTTCGTAAGGACGGATGGCCGGAGCCGGCGGTCAAGAGTCTCGATGACTCCTCTTACCGCATCGTGTCGTTGCTCAACCATCCGCGGGAGAGGGCCTTTTCCACACGCGGTCTTGTCGTCGGTTACGTGCAGTCCGGCAAGACGACCAATTTCACGTCGGTCGTGGCGAAGGCTGCAGACCGTGGCTACAAGCTGTTCATCGTCCTCGCGGGCGTCCACAACGGCCTTCGTCGCCAGACCCAGGCACGACTGATTCAGCAGCTCGTGGAGCCGAATCCAACCTTGTGGTCCCAGCTAACGGGGCCCGACAAGGACTTCACTCCGCAGGAGAACCCGGCCTCGTATTTCGGCAAGAGCAACAAGACGCATGTGCTGTGCGTGGTGAAGAAGAACGCCACGGTGCTGCGCAAGCTCGCTCGTTGGCTCGATCAGGCGTCGGAGTACCTGCAGGACTGCCCGGCGCTGATCATCGATGACGAGGCCGATCAGGCGACCGTGGCGACGAAGTCGATCAACCCGCTGATCTTGAGCATCATGGAGAGTCTGCCGAAGTGTGCGTACCTCGGCTACACCGCGTCCCCGTTTGCCAACCTGCTGATCGATCCGAGCGCCGAAGATCTTTACCCGAAGGACTTCGTGGTCAACCTTCCGAAGCCAATCGGTCATTTCGGCACGGAGGTTCTGTTCGGGCGCTATGCGCTCGACGGTGAGGATCCGGAACAGGTCGACGACGGGCACGACATGATTCGGTCGATCCCCGACGAAGACGTGCCGTACGTGCGTCCCGCCACGAAGGCGGACGTCGACGGCTTCGAGCCGGTTATCACCGACTCCCTTCGTGAGGCCGTCGAATACTTTTGGCTGGCCACGGCCGCTCGACGCGTGCGCGACAGGGGGAATCCGCATAACACGATGTTGATCCACACCAGCGTCAACACGGCGGTACACAACAGCTTCGAGCGGCCGCTCGAGCGACTGCGCGATCGGTCTGCGGAGGCCCTGGGGGATCCCGAGTTCGTCGCTCGGCTGCGCGGGCTGTGGGACCGAGAGACCGCCCGCGTCGCAGCCGAGGAGTTTCACGAGACGACGGTGGAATTCGACCGACTTCTTCCGGAACTCCCGGGCGTCCTCGCGAGCTGCCGGATCATCATGGACAACTCCAGCAGTGAAGCCCGACTGGACTATGAGAACGGTCCGGTCGTGGCGATCGCAGTGGGCGGCAACACCCTTTCCAGGGGACTGACCCTCGAAGGCCTGTCGGTCAGCTACTTCGTCCGCTCGGTGTCGGCGTACGACACGCTCCTGCAGATGGGACGCTGGTTCGGGTTCCGAAACGGATACGCGGACCTCCCGCGGATCTGGATGACCGACGAGCTCGCCGGATGGTTCCGCCACATCGCCACCGTCGAGACCGAGATGCGTCGAGACATCGACGTCTACATGACCGAGGCCGAGACGCCGCTCACCTTCGCCGTGCGTCTTCGTACGCATCCGGCGATGCGTGTCACCGCGGCCGCCAAGATGCGGGGCGCCGTCATGGCCGCCTCCTCCTACGGCGGGAAGCGCGTTCAGACCCATTACTTTCACACCAACGCCGAATGGCTGAGGGGCAATCTCGCTGCCGCCCGGACGCTCGTGACCGCGGCCAAGACACACTCGGTGCGGATGGAGGAACGCCCTGAGGACGGTCGCTACATCTTTCGCGACGTGCCGCACGAGCTCGTGACCGACTTCCTGGCGTCGTATCAGTTCCACGAGAAGTCCCAGGAGAACGACGGCGACCTGATCACGGGTTACATCAAGAAGCGAGTCCGTACGGCCGGCTCGCTGGGCAGATGGAACATCGCGATCGTCGGCCACCCCGGCGGTACCGAGGACAAGCCTCTGACCTTCGCCGAAGGCGTAACGGTCGGCCGGATCAGCCGCGCCCGCGTCACCACCACCAGCCCCACGCCGGACTTCGCCGACATCAAGACGCTGATGAGCCGCCGCGACGCCGCCGTCGACCTGGTGGGCGACACGGCCAAGCTCGCGGAGCAGGAAATCAAGGTCGAGCGGATGCGTCAGTTCCCCGACCACGGCCTGCTGGTCCTCTACCCGATCGACAAGGTCTCGACGCCCGACCCGTCCAAGCAGCGGCGTGAGCCGTTGAACGCAGAAGAACACGTCATCGGCGTCGGCCTGGTTTTCCCCGAGCCGAGGGGCTTGGACAGCACCGTGGAGAAGTACATCTCGGCCGACCTCTCCGGGATCCAGATCGAAGATGAGGACTACAGCTTCCTCGACGGTGAAGGCGCATGA
- a CDS encoding PD-(D/E)XK motif protein produces the protein MTDRALRKVVEQHWTALEAEQASGETRLRVSQLPVSTDGGPLAVGVDHDGHRHLLVPIHSHQKVRTGLDGPVLRLRKRPLEDKEIYQTYADLGCLRGDLNDLFTELCVEVLVVAESMPETPVKALYRVLDRWRALFRTESKPLGPEQLAGLFGELILLNRLLEQDPSAHRLWHGPHGHRHDFSTATIAVEVKSTTVGEGRRPRIHGLDQMEPPTDGVLCLAWFRLQRTTADGLGAGFIESIERALRLCDDESSLLELLSSAGFHPSDGDYYRDVRFVITEEAWYRVDAEFPGLTSQALAAAGVPVTILEVEYTIDLSGEHPVPLTHDTVSEVINTMIQESV, from the coding sequence ATGACCGACAGGGCGCTCCGGAAGGTCGTCGAGCAGCACTGGACCGCTCTCGAGGCCGAACAGGCCAGCGGTGAAACACGCCTGCGAGTCTCCCAGCTCCCCGTGAGCACCGACGGCGGACCCTTGGCGGTGGGAGTCGATCACGACGGCCACCGCCACCTCCTCGTGCCGATCCATTCGCATCAGAAGGTCCGGACGGGCTTGGACGGCCCGGTTCTCCGGCTGCGCAAGCGACCTTTGGAGGACAAGGAGATCTATCAGACATACGCCGATCTCGGATGTCTGAGAGGTGACCTCAACGATCTGTTCACGGAATTGTGCGTGGAGGTTTTGGTCGTAGCCGAGAGCATGCCCGAAACCCCGGTCAAGGCCCTTTACCGCGTCCTCGACCGGTGGCGGGCGCTGTTCCGGACGGAAAGTAAGCCGCTGGGGCCAGAGCAACTCGCCGGTCTGTTCGGAGAGTTGATCCTACTCAATCGGCTCCTAGAGCAGGACCCGAGCGCTCACCGGCTCTGGCACGGCCCGCATGGTCACCGCCACGATTTCTCGACGGCGACCATCGCCGTCGAGGTGAAGTCCACCACGGTCGGTGAGGGACGTAGACCGCGGATCCACGGGCTCGACCAAATGGAGCCACCGACAGACGGTGTCCTCTGCCTGGCCTGGTTCCGCCTCCAACGAACCACCGCAGACGGCCTGGGCGCCGGATTCATCGAGTCGATCGAACGGGCGCTGCGGCTCTGCGACGACGAGAGCTCGCTACTCGAACTGCTCTCTTCGGCCGGCTTCCACCCCTCCGACGGCGATTACTACCGGGATGTGCGCTTCGTGATCACCGAGGAGGCGTGGTATCGAGTCGATGCCGAATTCCCCGGACTGACGAGCCAAGCCCTCGCGGCGGCAGGCGTGCCGGTGACGATCCTGGAGGTCGAGTACACGATCGACCTGTCCGGAGAACATCCCGTGCCGCTGACGCACGACACCGTGTCCGAGGTGATCAACACCATGATCCAGGAGTCCGTGTGA
- a CDS encoding DNA cytosine methyltransferase — protein MSNLYPRLLSDQARRLFDEYRQLSLAQLTKLVATSHDSAVYVATGGDRISDAQLNRLRGLVLDLAADAGFPEPAGRARNAEFDIRLAALLHSEMGLVPAEAAARDVWAFLALVLLPDVAYWRYPEPPRDRILGTDLTRHVFGRLWWRAQLVHSSGDTEPYSALRILGEAAFDQIYARRAALGGSPHTVKAILRVWNGLDLRGLNERDTLRDFLKRMLRLAPFVLFDGIEEQALDEELRAVAHESVTALLRASSPESESPGASDQAAMPVLAYTQSKARSAIDAHGEVSSRLTSLEICAGSGAQALGLEWAGFEPILLLDRNPKACATISLNRPHWDVRCSEIGDFDPLQHLEALEADLLSGGLPRIKSAAAVRRADDEEPRKVLEAALRLVTLVRPKAVLIENLADLVASPDFASDRSWIEAELAQAGYHSNWAVLDAADFGVPQHRKSGFLVALLEPFSSGFFWPEPIGKPAPTVGDVLGASMASHGWPGADAWSARADRVAPALVGGSENRGGADLGPTGSKRAWATLGVDGNSLADDPPGASFPVDGHPKLTVRQAARIQAIPDDWQLAGGKTAEYRQVGHALPPPVAEAVGRAIACALRAAERV, from the coding sequence ATGAGCAATCTCTACCCCCGTCTGCTCTCCGACCAGGCTCGACGCCTGTTCGACGAATACCGCCAACTCTCGCTTGCCCAACTCACGAAGCTGGTGGCCACTTCCCACGACTCCGCGGTCTACGTCGCGACCGGAGGCGACCGGATTTCCGATGCCCAACTCAACCGGCTGCGCGGCCTGGTGCTGGACCTCGCCGCGGATGCCGGCTTTCCAGAGCCGGCCGGTCGCGCGCGGAACGCCGAGTTCGACATCCGACTCGCGGCGCTGTTGCACTCGGAGATGGGGCTGGTTCCCGCCGAGGCCGCCGCACGGGACGTGTGGGCCTTCCTGGCCTTGGTCCTGCTGCCGGATGTGGCCTACTGGCGCTACCCCGAACCGCCCAGAGACCGCATACTCGGCACCGATCTCACTCGTCATGTCTTCGGCCGTCTGTGGTGGCGGGCCCAACTCGTCCATTCGTCGGGCGACACGGAGCCCTACAGCGCGCTCAGAATCCTCGGCGAGGCCGCCTTCGACCAGATCTATGCCCGTCGAGCGGCGCTCGGCGGAAGCCCGCACACCGTCAAGGCCATCCTGCGGGTCTGGAACGGACTTGACCTGCGGGGTCTGAACGAACGCGACACTCTGCGTGACTTTCTCAAGAGAATGCTGCGACTCGCCCCGTTCGTCCTCTTCGATGGAATCGAGGAGCAGGCGCTTGATGAGGAACTTCGAGCCGTCGCGCATGAATCGGTGACCGCGCTGCTACGAGCGTCCTCCCCCGAATCCGAATCGCCAGGAGCATCGGATCAGGCCGCCATGCCCGTCCTGGCGTACACACAGTCCAAGGCCAGGTCGGCGATTGATGCTCATGGTGAAGTGTCGTCACGGCTCACGTCGTTGGAGATCTGCGCCGGGTCCGGAGCCCAGGCACTCGGTCTCGAGTGGGCGGGCTTCGAACCGATCCTCCTGCTCGACCGCAACCCCAAGGCGTGCGCGACCATCTCACTCAACCGCCCCCACTGGGACGTGCGCTGCAGCGAGATCGGGGACTTCGACCCCCTGCAACACCTGGAGGCGCTAGAAGCAGACCTGCTCAGCGGTGGCCTGCCTCGAATCAAGTCGGCAGCCGCGGTGCGAAGGGCCGATGACGAGGAACCACGCAAGGTGCTCGAAGCCGCCCTGCGACTGGTTACCCTCGTCCGACCCAAGGCAGTTCTCATCGAGAACCTCGCCGACCTCGTCGCAAGTCCGGATTTCGCCTCCGACCGTTCTTGGATCGAAGCCGAGCTGGCGCAAGCCGGCTATCATTCGAACTGGGCGGTGCTCGACGCCGCCGATTTCGGGGTGCCCCAGCACCGGAAAAGCGGATTCCTCGTCGCTCTCCTCGAGCCGTTCAGTTCAGGCTTCTTCTGGCCGGAGCCCATCGGCAAGCCCGCGCCGACCGTCGGTGACGTGCTCGGTGCTTCCATGGCTAGCCACGGTTGGCCCGGTGCCGATGCCTGGTCCGCGCGAGCCGATCGCGTGGCGCCCGCTCTCGTAGGCGGCTCGGAGAACCGAGGCGGGGCGGATCTTGGCCCCACCGGGAGCAAGCGAGCTTGGGCCACTCTGGGAGTCGACGGCAACAGCTTGGCAGATGATCCCCCGGGCGCTAGCTTCCCGGTGGACGGTCACCCCAAGCTCACGGTGAGGCAGGCGGCGAGGATCCAGGCGATCCCCGACGATTGGCAGCTCGCCGGCGGAAAGACCGCCGAGTACAGGCAGGTCGGTCACGCTCTGCCACCGCCGGTTGCCGAGGCCGTGGGCCGCGCGATCGCCTGCGCGCTCCGGGCCGCCGAGCGAGTATAG